A region from the Chrysoperla carnea chromosome 4, inChrCarn1.1, whole genome shotgun sequence genome encodes:
- the LOC123298668 gene encoding focadhesin, with product MDEIEYKLKKNNSILAAHSITKLIDIIRNKYIAQQNISTEQRVEIVELKVLREKCSDDQNIVSLTACQAMVHLVDEGFLQVAPTLSDFIAALSSTNNYTGIIQGIGSLLLHDMVRQMNDKKEYECSFSISSPQHPLITVLRQHKSTWSHVINQIQYLFYHHDQKIVKNSFILLRPVIMYILCDPCIDAPEKCRSEVWNILIRLSSKSNVQEYILDLLPWIQSPESLLFKANLILELIETAYIKNITPLYIGLLPYLASLTHEIIAQGEDPRPYLSTINKIISESRTTEANNYILFIFCETLVICPSMYLEHLVRMCSKIIKLGNINPIICEMVIASFLQWMIYPSIILKTSLDIAHDTIKYIHKNYKIDQKAENILKIISNKWLIASTKTDARVQRVTMLIKLCESFRVSQKLIVAWLKRILTCERIMEKILPLILGIFITDYNNSELSETILKILLIVVKFNSELGAKVLILILHKLSKEHNPKIQLLLLNSIPEMAVLKENVPLVAHTLESLENGPRDLQGMSIDLYTKLWKIEVRCYPYLQRVLLQTPKNQNLSTELDIVKATALKEICLLRPEHHGTEVVSLLSNILNRCGDNNGSLASSLALEGIAALCKTSIVDVGSTWKALSPKLSKDKRPLVISSLCKLFSEVPALRVPSHEYDNLEHEVIAKLWSYVISSDDTEIIKAAFHALSAFNIQNFTLKEIPQQFSQNLKLPAQYTKTPIDAMRKPEDVLLYIPGECWIQLLQNVNEKGLDAACNYLISCVKEEISEYRSKVYSVQHGQGEPFNYNANLPAKSIVRALATYIIHKAANTIDNSKRDITTYCLRILSQDYDKPLPPLNWCFLHELFHLGIVERKLCIILTAKQSITSGTAQRFIENYVVTFQDFEQNEEEMLTLYSVLRHLAKTVQPSSLKEFLDKSFKYAFEKPQTMLIKTLFSLLKDTLLDSTIHEANRNLISQLLELYLDKIQSEDEIFENYTDCIIELSQVYIERMTSPTVWWEVNEEKLRKAILIRKKMALRTDIEKPLVWFNECIDAVMSYPSQQIFTLRQIYDVLCKNKKEATIMDWYLELMGRIQSILLDKEITQSAIEFFCDIFILVVITVAEYNCLTVSDDTIIISREIRMSLLPQATLQLLESSQWESTIEETIDFYLHMMSANIISNLYKNMFRDGLIALKYAKHFKKHSIWMRCLTKVL from the exons atggatgaaattgaatataaattaaagaaaaataattcaatattggCTGCACactcaattacaaaattaattgatattattcgtaataaatatattgctcAACAGAATATTTCAACGGAGCAACGAGTAGAAATAGTAGAATTGAAAGTATTACGTGAAAAATGTAGCGATGATCAGAATATTGTTAGTTTAACAGCTTGTCAAGCGATGGTTCATTTAGTGGACGAAGGTTTTTTACAAGTTGCACCCACCTTATCCGATTTTATTGCGGCTTTATCGTCAACAAA cAATTATACAGGGATAATTCAAGGAATAGGAAGCTTACTTCTTCATGACATGGTTCGTCAAATGAATGATAAAAAGGAGTATGAGTGTTCATTTTCAATATCCTCGCCGCAGCATCCATTAATAACAGTTTTACGTCAGCACAAAAGTACTTGGAGTCATGTAATCaatcaaattcaatatttattttatcatcacGATCAAAA aattgttAAGAACAGCTTTATCCTTTTACGGCCTGTAATTATGTACATTTTATGTGATCCTTGTATCGATGCACCAGAAAAATGTCGTTCCGAAGTATGGAATATACTCATACGTTTGTCTTCAAAATCGAATGTACAAGAATATATTTTGGATTTGTTGCCATGGATTCAA agtCCAGAATCACTTTTATTCAAAGCAAACTTAATATTGGAATTGATTGAAACagcttatattaaaaatataacacccTTATACATTGGACTTCTACCATATTTGGCTTCATTAACACATGAAATTATAGCACAAGGAGAAGATCCACGTCCATATTTatcaacaattaataaaattatttcggaGAGCAGAACAACTGAAgccaataattatattttatttatattctgtgAGACTTTAGTAATATGCCCATCAATGTATTTAGAACACCTAGTACGAATGT gttcAAAGATAATCAAACTGGGTAATATAAATCCCATAATATGTGAAATGGTGATAGCATCGTTCCTACAATGGATGATATACCCatcgattattttaaaaacatctttGGATATTGCACACGATACaatcaaatatattcataaaaattataaaattgatcaaaaagccgaaaatatcttaaaaattatctcAAATAAATGGCTTATAGCGTCCACAAAAACTGATGCACGTGTACAGCGTGTCACAATGTTAATAAAACTATGTGAATCATTTCGTGtgtcacaaaaattaattgttgcaTGGCTAAAACGAATTTTAACATGTGAACgtattatggaaaaaattctACCATTAATACTTGGTATTTTCATTACGGATTACAATAATTCGGAATTAAGTGAAACCATATTAAAGATATTGCTaattgttgttaaatttaattccGAATTGGGTGCGAaagtattgattttaattttacataaattatccaAAGAGCATAATCCAAAAATACAATTGTTATTGTTGAATAGTATACCAGAAATGGCTGTACTGAAAGAGAATGTACCGTTAGTGGCGCATACATTAGAGTCGTTGGAAAATGGACCACGTGATTTACAAGGCATGTCTATtgatttgtatacaaaattatggaaaattgaAGTGCGATGTTATCCATACTTGCAACGTGTTTTGTTACAAACGCCAAAAAATCAGAATCTATCTACGGAATTGGATATTGTTAAAGCTACAGCACTTAaagaaatatgtttattaaG acCTGAACACCATGGAACTGAAGTGGTTTCGttgttatcaaatattttaaatcgttGTGGTGACAATAACGGCAGTTTAGCCTCATCTTTAGCACTAGAAGGTATTGCAGCTTTATGCAAAACTAGTATTGTTGATGTTGGAAGTACATGGAAAGCTTTATCACCAAAATTGAGTAAAGATAAACGACCATTAGTGATATCTAG tttatgtaaattatttagtgAGGTACCAGCGTTAAGAGTACCTTCCCACGAATATGATAATCTCGAGCATGAAGTTATCGCTAAATTATGGTCATATGTGATATCAAGCGATGATACGGAAATTATAAAGGCGGCATTTCACGCATTATCAGCGTttaacatacaaaatttcacgTTAAAAGAAATTCCACAACAATTTTCACAGAATTTGAAATTACCAGCACAATATACGAAAACACCAATTGATGCAATGAGAAAACCGGAAGATGTTTTACTTTACATACCAG GTGAATGTTGGATCCAATTGTTGCAAAATGTGAATGAAAAAGGTTTAGATGCTGCttgcaattatttaatttcatgcGTAAAGGAAGAAATATCCGAATATCGAAGTAAAGTTTATAGCGTTCAGCATGGACAAGGTGAACCCTTTAATTACAATGCAAATTTACCTGCAAAAAGTATAGTTCGTGCCCTTGCCACGTATATAATACACAAG gcAGCAAATACGATAGACAATTCGAAACGCGATATAACTACATATTGCTTAAGAATATTAAGTCAAGATTATGATAAGCCATTACCACCATTAAATTGGTGTTTTCTCCATGAATTATTTCACTTGGGTATTGTCGAAAGAAAATTGTGTATTATTTTAACAGCGAAACAAAGTATTACGTCTGGAACAGCTCAacgttttatagaaaattacgTTGTTACTTTTCAAGATTTTGagcaaaat GAAGAAGAAATGTTAACTTTGTATTCAGTACTTCGTCATCTAGCTAAAACTGTACAACCCAGTTCATTAAAAGAATTTCtcgataaatcatttaaatatgcTTTTGAAAAACCTCAAACAATGTTGATAAAAACATTGTTCAGTTTACTCAAAGACACTTTATTAGATTCAACAATACATGAAGCGAATCGAAATTTAATATCACAATTATTAGAATTGTATTTGGATAAAATTCAATCAGAAGATGAG atatttgaaaattacacaGATTGTATTATAGAACTTTCTCAAGTTTATATCGAAAGAATGACATCACCCACAGTTTGGTGGGAAGTAAACGAAGAAAAATTACGAAAAGCAATTTTAATACGCAAAAAGATGGCGTTACGCACAGATATAGAAAAACCATTAGTCTGGTTTAACGAGTGTATTGATGCTGTAATGTCATATCCAAG tcaacaaatttttacattacgTCAAATTTATGATGTATTATGTAAGAATAAAAAGGAAGCAACTATTATGGATTGGTATTTGGAATTAATGGGCCgtattcaatcaattttactGGATAAAGAGATTACACAATCAGCAATTGAGTTCTTTTGTGATATATTCATTTTGGTTGTAATCACTGTTGCTGAGTATAATTGTTTGACGGTTTCAGATGATACAATCATTATATCTAGAGAAATACGAATGTCGTTGTTACCACAGGCTACTCTACAGCTTTTAGAATCTTCTCAATGGGAATCAACAATTGAGGAG ACAATTGACTTCTACTTACATATGATGTCAGCTAATATAATATCAaacttgtataaaaatatgtttcgagATGGTTTAATTGCCTTAAAATATGCCAAACACTTTAAGAAGCATTCGATTTGGATGCGATGTTTAacgaaagttttataa
- the LOC123297541 gene encoding protein C1orf43 homolog, whose protein sequence is MSFMMTEELSGVTIVIIIAGGVMTCLMLFIFAKRQIMRFTLRSRRGPHFPIGHDIKKSLKREIERRIDLIPKIVYEPELLTSGDDKYILYRGQQLPSYYYRLKAVDDVKLLQKEIAKQDPCLIRHPTENLRAFLLTTLAAPLNGTGQRLIHQFCDFYEQARHDPNEFGDEEYQAYNRLLLKLLDAAKLLKSFNSRKSSPNRTPQRLRPTQLLDKNRSLLDPSRLRPPNIYGGVQMPIVEDVLTVTDNTIETRPTTLSVHKVPPTENGETSV, encoded by the exons ATGTCTTTTATGATGACCGAAGAACTTTCGGGAGTTACAATCGTGATAATTATTGCCGGAGGTGTAATGACATGTTTAATGCTATTTATATTTGCAAAACGGCAAATTATGAGATTTACATTAAGATCTAGACGTGGACCACATTTTCCTATTGGACATGATatcaaaaaatcattgaaacgTGAAATTGAACGTCGTATTGATTTAATACCTAAAATTGTTTATGAACCGGAGCTGTTAACAAGTGGCGATGATAAGTACATTCTCTACCGTGGTCAACAATTACCATCTTATTATTATCGATTGAAAGCTGTTGATGATGTTAAATTATTAC AAAAAGAAATTGCTAAACAAGATCCATGTTTAATTCGTCACCCAACAGAAAATTTACGAGCTTTTCTTCTTACGACATTGGCTGCTCCATTAAATGGAACTGGTCAACGattaattcatcaattttgtgatttttatgaaCAGGCACGTCATGATCCAAATGAATTCGGTGATGAAGAGTATCAAGCTTATAATCGATTACTGTTAAAATTACTCGATGC TGCgaaacttttaaaatcatttaacagTCGAAAATCATCACCAAATCGAACACCGCAAAGATTACGACCCACACAATTACTGGATAAAAATCGTAGTTTATTGGATCCATCAAGATTACGACCACCAAACATTTATGGTGGTGTTCAAATGCCAATTGTTGAGGATGTATTAACAGTTACGGATAATACAATCGAAACTCGACCCACAACATTGTCTGTACATAAAGTGCCACCGACTGAAAATGGGGAAACTTCGGTTTAA
- the LOC123298669 gene encoding zinc finger protein OZF-like, with protein sequence MSNFIFQDVNNPLLIKEELFEPKEQLPTELIIPELYIKTEYQSYGEDIINDEDMQTKEFHSETIIKQEILRDSESDFIIKDETSREENIPENQQIHLETKSYSCDICNKIVTNRRSLARHKRTHTGAKPFQCEICHQTFTQKWNLSRHKRIHDEEKVLFSCNMCDKTFKHQWNLDLHIRSHNGNKPFQCDICKKSFTAQSVLNAHKHIHSGEFKCEVCYKAFSDQTSLTRHNRIHSENKPYKCDICNKTLTQKFNLIKHKRIHDGEKPFKCDVCDKTFNHQWNLVVHKRTHTGEKPFSCDICNKSFTDQTSYTLHKRFHTGEKPFSCDVCDRKFTDQSTLTRHKRVHTGEKPYQCDVCNKTFTQKWNLAKHRRIHFGEKPFSCNVCEKSFTQQWNLVLHKRTHTGEKPYSCDTCGRTFTHRHHLDSHKRTRTCEKLVSYKCL encoded by the exons ATGtcgaattttatatttcaagatGTTAATAATCCTTTGTTAATCAAAGAAGAACTCTTCGAGCCTAAAGAACAATTACCCACAGAGTTAATAATTCCGGAACTTTACATAAAAACTGAATACCAATCATATGGTGAAGATATAATTAATGATGAAGATATGCAAACTAAAGAATTTCATTCAGAAACAATAATTAAACAAGAAATATTAAGAGACAGTGAATCAG attttataattaaagatgaAACATCACGAGAAGAAAATATTCCTGAAAATCAACAGATTCATTTagaaacaaaatcatattcatgtgatatttgtaataaaatagttACGAATCGAAGAAGTTTAGCccgtcataaacgaactcacaCTGGTGcaaaaccttttcaatgtgaaatttgtcatcaaacatttacacaaaaatggaatttaagtagacataaacgaattcacgaTGAAGAAAAAGTTCTTTTTTCGTGTAATATGTGTgacaaaacatttaaacatCAATGGAATTTAGATTTACACATACGAAGTCATAATGGAaataaaccttttcaatgtgatatttgtaaaaaatcatttactgCCCAAAGTGTTTTAAATGCACATAAACACATCCACTCGGGTGAGTTTAAATGTGAGGTTTGTTATAAAGCATTTTCCGATCAAACTAGTTTGACTCGTCATAATCGAATTCACAGTGAAAATAAACCTTATAagtgtgatatttgtaataaaacattaactcaaaaatttaatttaattaagcaTAAACGAATTCATGATGGTGAAAAACCATTCAAATGTGATGTCTGTGACAAAACATTTAACCATCAATGGAATTTAGTTGTACATAAACGAACCCACACGGGAGAAAAGcctttttcatgtgatatttgtaataaatcatttaccgATCAAACTAGTTACACTCTACATAAACGCTTTCACACtggggaaaaaccattttcatgtgatgtttgtgatagAAAATTTACCGATCAAAGTACTTTAACTCGACATAAACGTGTTCATACGGGGGAAAAACCGTAtcaatgtgatgtttgtaataaaacatttacgcaAAAATGGAATTTAGCTAAACATAGACGAATTCATTTTGGTGAAAAACCTTTCTCATGTAATGTTTGTGAAAAGTCTTTTACTCAACAGTGGAATTTAGTTttacataaacgaactcatactggtgaaaaaccgtATTCGTGCGATACATGTGGGAGAACATTTACACATCGACATCATTTAGATTCTCATAAACGAACTCGTACGTGTGAAAAACTTGTATCTTATAAATGTTTGTAA